In Amphiprion ocellaris isolate individual 3 ecotype Okinawa chromosome 3, ASM2253959v1, whole genome shotgun sequence, one genomic interval encodes:
- the edc4 gene encoding enhancer of mRNA-decapping protein 4 isoform X1: MASNSNIDIEGATQHLRDILKLDRPGNSADPPSSDGQRKPSFNGELNGLLGVLASTDRSTMSDTTRPLSTDVSTAQETQIIRLTGDDGSTCIPITSNNVEVVASQESSINSKARGSSKVKIQPVAKYDWEHRYYYGRLIAVSNSFLAYAIRGANNHAMIRVLSVDSAERSLLKGFTGAVTDLAFAHLDSSLLGCVDEAGNLMVWQLTCTGSKILDQIVVHIRRPEDTPLNSHHRLIWCPFILDDNEENQDDTSQTLALLHEDRAEVWDLEVLRANSSSWPVDATDVKEGLITIKGHTQRVSEGALSPDGTVLATASHDGYIKFWQIYIEGGQDKPRCLHELRPHGGRPLSCLLFCDNHKRQDPEVPFWRFLITGADQNQELKMWCTVSWTCLQTIRFSPDPFNSSALPSLKASLDLSAEYLILTDVQRKVLYVMELRQDLEKGKASFTAVSEFLLTHPVLSFGVRDVSHSRLRHTEVLPAEEESESMTTEGTQGPTESKSGIQIKLYCVHTKSLQDVQIWFQPNMSSGSAGFLPHSDSQDGLAGFSDHLTDQSSDKESGSGSQTDLRKIPSLPAPSDFLSNSGAGSGAMPKLMTPDAFMTPSASVPASPGSSASSLTIVTAISSNSDSTNRNMDDVSQSPNRADNSGSSLTLSTSTSSPRAASAVLLPGLENLQALTSSGGPLVLDSPQVLDSPLLPPLASPTRARSPDVISSASTAMSQDMPEIASQTLQLQRGLVSSLEPLPLSALQTDSMASAASALHLLTSPRTANNNSLLPLELGGADGPVGGSVESETRLSHTPSLLENALSQENPGAGGGSSDGSVSHTPWPAAPDITRETRNSLRDNGLGECSREEAKDRHLSSPYHRRSYHLTQNDSQDAGGEQSDPDDEVASLASSSGNCGSRSSHRIPVKDWKTSPRGSPKLKRKMKKDDSESSQSRQMDSAQFNAEVQDELLMLLRSQQRELAELRGQIETMQSSIMAQVEHVLTNHQEQERRRLERVLAESQNHQQQLQEHLSQQLSHALSSALTNRMDKVLREEVKKTVPQTISKSLEPVTGQLSNTIAAKLTAVEVTLKDNVGKVVKSKNTTDAIGRAAAEAMQGPIQAAYKDAFQSIVLPVFERGCQSMFQQINDSFKQGTQEYIQQLETHMKSRKQREQEARDPMIGELQQMIDGFQSSTDQLANNVTANVRAEVQHQIQMMVANLQESILSHVQRIVKGEVSLAMKEQQAVVTSSIMQAMRSAAGTPVPTAHLDYQTQQANILQLLQQGQLNQAFQQALSATDLNLVLYVCETIDSQQVFGQSPCPLSQPVLLSLIQQLSSNLTTRSELKISYLEDALMNLDHGDPLTRDHMSSVLAQVRPKLFAFLQQDPHSPLSKRARRLMMMLQGLVNH; this comes from the exons ATCCGCCGTCAAGCGATGGTCAGAGGAAGCCATCTTTCAACGGAGAGCTGAACGGGCTACTGGGAGTGTTGGCGAGCACCGACCGGTCGACCATGTCGGACACCACCAGACCCCTCTCCACAGACGTGAGCACCGCCCAGGAGACTCAGATAAT CCGCCTCACCGGTGACGACGGCTCCACCTGCATCCCCATCACCTCCAACAACGTGGAGGTCGTGGCGAGCCAAGAATCCAGCATCAACAGCAAGGCTCGAGGAAGCAGCAAG GTGAAGATTCAGCCTGTTGCCAAGTACGACTGGGAGCACAGGTATTACTACGGCAGACTGATCGCTGTGTCCAACTCCTTCCTGGCCTATGCCATCAGAG GAGCAAACAACCACGCCATGATCCGGGTCCTGAGTGTGGATTCTGCCGAGCGCTCCCTGCTGAAGGGGTTCACCGGCGCCGTCACAGATCTGGCGTTCGCCCACCTCGACTCCTCCCTGTTGGGTTGTGTAGACGAAGCAGGAAACCTGATGGTCTGGCAGCTCACCTGCACTGGCAGCAAAATACT AGATCAGATTGTGGTTCACATCCGACGGCCAGAAGACACTCCACTGAACTCCCACCATCGCCTCATCTGGTGCCCGTTCATCCTGGACGACAACGAAGAGAACCAGGACGACACCAGCCAGACTTTGGCCCTTCTGCATGAAGACAGG GCTGAAGTTTGGGATCTGGAGGTGTTGagagcaaacagcagcagttggCCTGTCGACGCCACAGACGTGAAAGAAGGCCTCATCACCATCAAGGGACACACTCAG AGAGTCAGTGAAGGTGCCCTGTCTCCAGATGGAACCGTGTTGGCCACAGCCAGCCATGACGGATACATCAAGTTCTGGCAGATATACATAGAGGGAGGGCAGGACAAGCCCAG ATGTCTTCATGAGTTGCGGCCTCATGGAGGACGCCCGCTGTCCTGCCTTCTTTTCTGCGACAACCACAAAAGACAGGACCCCGA GGTTCCTTTCTGGCGGTTCCTGATAACTGGAGCTGATCAGAACCAGGAGCTGAAGATGTGGTGCACCGTTTCCTGGACTTGTTTACAGACCATCAG GTTTTCTCCGGATCCGTTCAACTCATCGGCTCTGCCGAGTCTCAAGGCCAGTCTGGACCTTTCTGCTGAGTATCTCATCCTCACTGATGTCCAGAGGAAG GTCCTGTACGTGATGGAGCTGCGACAGGACTTGGAGAAAGGAAAGGCGAGTTTCACGGCGGTGTCAGAGTTCCTGCTGACCCACCCGGTGCTCAGCTTCGGGGTCCGAGACGTCAGCCACAGCCGACTGCGACACACCGAGGTCCTCCCTGCTGAGGAGGAGAGTGAAAGCATGACTACAG AAGGGACTCAAGGACCCACAGAGTCCAAGTCTGGCATCCAGATTAAGCTCTACTGTGTCCACACCAA gagtTTGCAGGACGTCCAGATCTGGTTTCAGCCCAACATGAGTTCAGGCTCTGCAGGCTTCCTTCCCCATTCTGACTCTCAGGATGGCCTTG CAGGGTTTTCCGACCATCTCACTGACCAGAGCTCTGACAAGGAGTCAGGAAGTGGCTCCCAGACCGACCTGAGGAAGATCCCGTCGCTTCCTGCTCCCTCTGACTTCCTGTCAAACTCCGGAGCCGGCAGCGGAGCGATGCCCAAACTGATGACCCCGGACGCCTTCATGACACCGAGCGCTTCG GTACCAGCATCTCCAGGCAGCAGCGCCAGCAGTCTGACCATTGTGACGGCTATCAGCAGCAACTCTGACTCGACTAACAG AAACATGGACGATGTCAGTCAGAGTCCTAACAGAGCAGACAACAGCGGCAGCAGTTTAACActctccacctccaccagcagcccaagagctgcttctgctgtgCTGCTACCTGGACTCGAGAACCTGCAG GCTTTGACATCCTCCGGTGGTCCTCTGGTGCTCGACAGCCCTCAGGTTCTGGATTCTCCCCTCCTGCCTCCTCTGGCCTCTCCGACCAGGGCTCGCTCCCCAGACGTCATCTCCTCGGCCTCCACCGCCATGTCCCAGGACATGCCAGAGATCGCGTCCCAGACTCTGCAGCTTCAGCGTGGACTGGTGTCCAGCTTGGAGCCCTTACCTCTCTCTGCCCTCCAGACAGACAGCATGGCCTCGGCTGCCTCTGCTCTGCATCTGTTGACATCTCCACGAACAGCCAACAACAACAG CCTGTTGCCCCTTGAGCTTGGAGGTGCAGATGGGCCAGTTGGTGGTTCAGTGGAGTCCGAGACCAGACTCAGCCACACTCCGTCTCTACTGGAAAACGCATTATCGCAGGAAAACCCAGGGGCAGGAGGAGGCTCCTCGGACGGCAGTGTGAGCCATACACCCTGGCCAGCTGCCCCGGACATCACCAGGGAAACCAGGAACAGCCTCAGGGACAACGGTCTCGGAGAGTG CTCGAGAGAGGAGGCGAAGGACAGACACTTGAGCTCGCCTTACCATCGGCGCTCGTATCACCTCACACAGAACGACAGTCAGGATGCCGGCGGCGAGCAGAG TGACCCTGACGACGAGGTGGCCAGTCTGGCTTCGTCCTCTGGAAACTGTGGCTCTCGTTCCTCTCACAGAATACCAGTGAAGGACTGGAAGACCTCGCCGCGAGGGTCACCGAAactgaagaggaagatgaagaaagaTGACAG TGAATCGTCTCAGTCCAGACAAATGGATTCTGCTCAG TTTAATGCTGAAGTGCAGGATGAGTTGCTGATGCTGCTGCGTAGCCAGCAGAGGGAGCTGGCTGAGCTGCGTGGACAGATCGAAACCATGCAGAGCTCCATTATGGCTCAGGTAGAGCACGTCCTGACAAACCACCAGGAACAAGAGC GACGAAGACTAGAACGAGTTTTGGCAGAGAGTCAGaatcaccagcagcagctccaggagCATCTCAGCCAGCAGCTCAGTCACGCCCTCAGCTCGGCTCTGACCAACCGGATGGACAAAGTGCTTCGAGAGGAGGTCAAGAAAACTGTCCCACAAA cGATCTCCAAGAGTCTGGAGCCAGTGACGGGTCAGCTGAGCAACACGATTGCTGCCAAACTGACCGCCGTGGAGGTCACCCTGAAGGATAACGTCGGCAAGGTGGTCAAATCAAAG AACACGACGGATGCGATTGGACGAGCAGCAGCCGAGGCGATGCAGGGTCCGATCCAAGCCGCCTACAAAGATGCCTTCCAGAGCATCGTGCTGCCCGTCTTCGAGAGAGGCTGCCAGTCGATGTTTCAACAAATCAACGACAGCTTCAAACAAGGAACGCAAGAAT ACATCCAGCAGCTGGAGACTCACATGAAGAgcaggaagcagagagaacaggaggCGCGAGACCCAATGATcggggagctgcagcagatgaTCGACGGCTTCCAGAGCTCCACCGATCAGTTGGCCAACAACGTCACAGCCAACGTCCGGGCCGAAGTCCAGCACCAGATCCAGATGATGGTGGCAAA tTTGCAGGAGTCTATTCTTAGCCACGTCCAGCGGATCGTCAAAGGGGAGGTGAGCCTGgcgatgaaggagcagcaggcAGTGGTCACCTCCAGCATCATGCAGGCCATGAGGTCGGCGGCCGGCACCCCGGTTCCCACAGCCCACCTCGACTACCAGACGCAGCAGGCCAACATCCTGCAGCTGCTCCAGCAGGGCCAGCTCAACCAGGCTTTCCAGCAG GCCTTATCAGCGACGGATCTGAATCTGGTCTTGTATGTTTGCGAGACCATCGACTCCCAGCAGGTGTTTGGTCAGAGCCCCTGTCCTCTCAGCCAGCCGGTGCTGCTGTCGCTCATCCAGCAGCTTTCTTCTAACCTCACAACCCGCTCGGAGCTCAAAATCAG CTACCTGGAAGACGCACTGATGAACCTGGACCACGGCGACCCGCTGACCAGAGACCACATGTCCTCGGTGTTGGCTCAGGTGCGACCGAAGCTGTTCGCCTTCCTGCAGCAGGACCCCCACAGTCCGCTCAGCAAGAGGGCTCGACGCCTCATGATGATGCTGCAGGGACTCGTCAACCACTAG
- the edc4 gene encoding enhancer of mRNA-decapping protein 4 isoform X2: protein MASNSNIDIEGATQHLRDILKLDRPGNSADPPSSDGQRKPSFNGELNGLLGVLASTDRSTMSDTTRPLSTDVSTAQETQIIRLTGDDGSTCIPITSNNVEVVASQESSINSKARGSSKVKIQPVAKYDWEHRYYYGRLIAVSNSFLAYAIRGANNHAMIRVLSVDSAERSLLKGFTGAVTDLAFAHLDSSLLGCVDEAGNLMVWQLTCTGSKILDQIVVHIRRPEDTPLNSHHRLIWCPFILDDNEENQDDTSQTLALLHEDRAEVWDLEVLRANSSSWPVDATDVKEGLITIKGHTQRVSEGALSPDGTVLATASHDGYIKFWQIYIEGGQDKPRCLHELRPHGGRPLSCLLFCDNHKRQDPEVPFWRFLITGADQNQELKMWCTVSWTCLQTIRFSPDPFNSSALPSLKASLDLSAEYLILTDVQRKVLYVMELRQDLEKGKASFTAVSEFLLTHPVLSFGVRDVSHSRLRHTEVLPAEEESESMTTEGTQGPTESKSGIQIKLYCVHTKSLQDVQIWFQPNMSSGSAGFLPHSDSQDGLGFSDHLTDQSSDKESGSGSQTDLRKIPSLPAPSDFLSNSGAGSGAMPKLMTPDAFMTPSASVPASPGSSASSLTIVTAISSNSDSTNRNMDDVSQSPNRADNSGSSLTLSTSTSSPRAASAVLLPGLENLQALTSSGGPLVLDSPQVLDSPLLPPLASPTRARSPDVISSASTAMSQDMPEIASQTLQLQRGLVSSLEPLPLSALQTDSMASAASALHLLTSPRTANNNSLLPLELGGADGPVGGSVESETRLSHTPSLLENALSQENPGAGGGSSDGSVSHTPWPAAPDITRETRNSLRDNGLGECSREEAKDRHLSSPYHRRSYHLTQNDSQDAGGEQSDPDDEVASLASSSGNCGSRSSHRIPVKDWKTSPRGSPKLKRKMKKDDSESSQSRQMDSAQFNAEVQDELLMLLRSQQRELAELRGQIETMQSSIMAQVEHVLTNHQEQERRRLERVLAESQNHQQQLQEHLSQQLSHALSSALTNRMDKVLREEVKKTVPQTISKSLEPVTGQLSNTIAAKLTAVEVTLKDNVGKVVKSKNTTDAIGRAAAEAMQGPIQAAYKDAFQSIVLPVFERGCQSMFQQINDSFKQGTQEYIQQLETHMKSRKQREQEARDPMIGELQQMIDGFQSSTDQLANNVTANVRAEVQHQIQMMVANLQESILSHVQRIVKGEVSLAMKEQQAVVTSSIMQAMRSAAGTPVPTAHLDYQTQQANILQLLQQGQLNQAFQQALSATDLNLVLYVCETIDSQQVFGQSPCPLSQPVLLSLIQQLSSNLTTRSELKISYLEDALMNLDHGDPLTRDHMSSVLAQVRPKLFAFLQQDPHSPLSKRARRLMMMLQGLVNH, encoded by the exons ATCCGCCGTCAAGCGATGGTCAGAGGAAGCCATCTTTCAACGGAGAGCTGAACGGGCTACTGGGAGTGTTGGCGAGCACCGACCGGTCGACCATGTCGGACACCACCAGACCCCTCTCCACAGACGTGAGCACCGCCCAGGAGACTCAGATAAT CCGCCTCACCGGTGACGACGGCTCCACCTGCATCCCCATCACCTCCAACAACGTGGAGGTCGTGGCGAGCCAAGAATCCAGCATCAACAGCAAGGCTCGAGGAAGCAGCAAG GTGAAGATTCAGCCTGTTGCCAAGTACGACTGGGAGCACAGGTATTACTACGGCAGACTGATCGCTGTGTCCAACTCCTTCCTGGCCTATGCCATCAGAG GAGCAAACAACCACGCCATGATCCGGGTCCTGAGTGTGGATTCTGCCGAGCGCTCCCTGCTGAAGGGGTTCACCGGCGCCGTCACAGATCTGGCGTTCGCCCACCTCGACTCCTCCCTGTTGGGTTGTGTAGACGAAGCAGGAAACCTGATGGTCTGGCAGCTCACCTGCACTGGCAGCAAAATACT AGATCAGATTGTGGTTCACATCCGACGGCCAGAAGACACTCCACTGAACTCCCACCATCGCCTCATCTGGTGCCCGTTCATCCTGGACGACAACGAAGAGAACCAGGACGACACCAGCCAGACTTTGGCCCTTCTGCATGAAGACAGG GCTGAAGTTTGGGATCTGGAGGTGTTGagagcaaacagcagcagttggCCTGTCGACGCCACAGACGTGAAAGAAGGCCTCATCACCATCAAGGGACACACTCAG AGAGTCAGTGAAGGTGCCCTGTCTCCAGATGGAACCGTGTTGGCCACAGCCAGCCATGACGGATACATCAAGTTCTGGCAGATATACATAGAGGGAGGGCAGGACAAGCCCAG ATGTCTTCATGAGTTGCGGCCTCATGGAGGACGCCCGCTGTCCTGCCTTCTTTTCTGCGACAACCACAAAAGACAGGACCCCGA GGTTCCTTTCTGGCGGTTCCTGATAACTGGAGCTGATCAGAACCAGGAGCTGAAGATGTGGTGCACCGTTTCCTGGACTTGTTTACAGACCATCAG GTTTTCTCCGGATCCGTTCAACTCATCGGCTCTGCCGAGTCTCAAGGCCAGTCTGGACCTTTCTGCTGAGTATCTCATCCTCACTGATGTCCAGAGGAAG GTCCTGTACGTGATGGAGCTGCGACAGGACTTGGAGAAAGGAAAGGCGAGTTTCACGGCGGTGTCAGAGTTCCTGCTGACCCACCCGGTGCTCAGCTTCGGGGTCCGAGACGTCAGCCACAGCCGACTGCGACACACCGAGGTCCTCCCTGCTGAGGAGGAGAGTGAAAGCATGACTACAG AAGGGACTCAAGGACCCACAGAGTCCAAGTCTGGCATCCAGATTAAGCTCTACTGTGTCCACACCAA gagtTTGCAGGACGTCCAGATCTGGTTTCAGCCCAACATGAGTTCAGGCTCTGCAGGCTTCCTTCCCCATTCTGACTCTCAGGATGGCCTTG GGTTTTCCGACCATCTCACTGACCAGAGCTCTGACAAGGAGTCAGGAAGTGGCTCCCAGACCGACCTGAGGAAGATCCCGTCGCTTCCTGCTCCCTCTGACTTCCTGTCAAACTCCGGAGCCGGCAGCGGAGCGATGCCCAAACTGATGACCCCGGACGCCTTCATGACACCGAGCGCTTCG GTACCAGCATCTCCAGGCAGCAGCGCCAGCAGTCTGACCATTGTGACGGCTATCAGCAGCAACTCTGACTCGACTAACAG AAACATGGACGATGTCAGTCAGAGTCCTAACAGAGCAGACAACAGCGGCAGCAGTTTAACActctccacctccaccagcagcccaagagctgcttctgctgtgCTGCTACCTGGACTCGAGAACCTGCAG GCTTTGACATCCTCCGGTGGTCCTCTGGTGCTCGACAGCCCTCAGGTTCTGGATTCTCCCCTCCTGCCTCCTCTGGCCTCTCCGACCAGGGCTCGCTCCCCAGACGTCATCTCCTCGGCCTCCACCGCCATGTCCCAGGACATGCCAGAGATCGCGTCCCAGACTCTGCAGCTTCAGCGTGGACTGGTGTCCAGCTTGGAGCCCTTACCTCTCTCTGCCCTCCAGACAGACAGCATGGCCTCGGCTGCCTCTGCTCTGCATCTGTTGACATCTCCACGAACAGCCAACAACAACAG CCTGTTGCCCCTTGAGCTTGGAGGTGCAGATGGGCCAGTTGGTGGTTCAGTGGAGTCCGAGACCAGACTCAGCCACACTCCGTCTCTACTGGAAAACGCATTATCGCAGGAAAACCCAGGGGCAGGAGGAGGCTCCTCGGACGGCAGTGTGAGCCATACACCCTGGCCAGCTGCCCCGGACATCACCAGGGAAACCAGGAACAGCCTCAGGGACAACGGTCTCGGAGAGTG CTCGAGAGAGGAGGCGAAGGACAGACACTTGAGCTCGCCTTACCATCGGCGCTCGTATCACCTCACACAGAACGACAGTCAGGATGCCGGCGGCGAGCAGAG TGACCCTGACGACGAGGTGGCCAGTCTGGCTTCGTCCTCTGGAAACTGTGGCTCTCGTTCCTCTCACAGAATACCAGTGAAGGACTGGAAGACCTCGCCGCGAGGGTCACCGAAactgaagaggaagatgaagaaagaTGACAG TGAATCGTCTCAGTCCAGACAAATGGATTCTGCTCAG TTTAATGCTGAAGTGCAGGATGAGTTGCTGATGCTGCTGCGTAGCCAGCAGAGGGAGCTGGCTGAGCTGCGTGGACAGATCGAAACCATGCAGAGCTCCATTATGGCTCAGGTAGAGCACGTCCTGACAAACCACCAGGAACAAGAGC GACGAAGACTAGAACGAGTTTTGGCAGAGAGTCAGaatcaccagcagcagctccaggagCATCTCAGCCAGCAGCTCAGTCACGCCCTCAGCTCGGCTCTGACCAACCGGATGGACAAAGTGCTTCGAGAGGAGGTCAAGAAAACTGTCCCACAAA cGATCTCCAAGAGTCTGGAGCCAGTGACGGGTCAGCTGAGCAACACGATTGCTGCCAAACTGACCGCCGTGGAGGTCACCCTGAAGGATAACGTCGGCAAGGTGGTCAAATCAAAG AACACGACGGATGCGATTGGACGAGCAGCAGCCGAGGCGATGCAGGGTCCGATCCAAGCCGCCTACAAAGATGCCTTCCAGAGCATCGTGCTGCCCGTCTTCGAGAGAGGCTGCCAGTCGATGTTTCAACAAATCAACGACAGCTTCAAACAAGGAACGCAAGAAT ACATCCAGCAGCTGGAGACTCACATGAAGAgcaggaagcagagagaacaggaggCGCGAGACCCAATGATcggggagctgcagcagatgaTCGACGGCTTCCAGAGCTCCACCGATCAGTTGGCCAACAACGTCACAGCCAACGTCCGGGCCGAAGTCCAGCACCAGATCCAGATGATGGTGGCAAA tTTGCAGGAGTCTATTCTTAGCCACGTCCAGCGGATCGTCAAAGGGGAGGTGAGCCTGgcgatgaaggagcagcaggcAGTGGTCACCTCCAGCATCATGCAGGCCATGAGGTCGGCGGCCGGCACCCCGGTTCCCACAGCCCACCTCGACTACCAGACGCAGCAGGCCAACATCCTGCAGCTGCTCCAGCAGGGCCAGCTCAACCAGGCTTTCCAGCAG GCCTTATCAGCGACGGATCTGAATCTGGTCTTGTATGTTTGCGAGACCATCGACTCCCAGCAGGTGTTTGGTCAGAGCCCCTGTCCTCTCAGCCAGCCGGTGCTGCTGTCGCTCATCCAGCAGCTTTCTTCTAACCTCACAACCCGCTCGGAGCTCAAAATCAG CTACCTGGAAGACGCACTGATGAACCTGGACCACGGCGACCCGCTGACCAGAGACCACATGTCCTCGGTGTTGGCTCAGGTGCGACCGAAGCTGTTCGCCTTCCTGCAGCAGGACCCCCACAGTCCGCTCAGCAAGAGGGCTCGACGCCTCATGATGATGCTGCAGGGACTCGTCAACCACTAG